GGATGCCGCCCTGAAGGTGAAAGACCTCCTTGAAGCCTCTCGAGAGCATGAGGGCCGTGGCTTTCTCACAACGGATACCTCCGGTGCAGAACATGGCGACCTTCTTATGTTGTTCGGGATTCAGATGCCCGTCGACATAGTCCGGGAACTCGCGAAAAGTGGTCGTTTCCGGGTCGATGGCCCCCTGGAAGGTTCCGACTTCGAATTCGTAATGATTTCGCGTATCCACCACCACCACGTCCGGGTCCTGGATCAGGGCGTTCCAGTCTTTCGGCGCCACATACTGGCCCACCTGGACATTGGGGTCGATTCCTGGCACGCCCAGGGTAACAATTTCTTTCTTGAGGCGCACCTTCATACGGTAAAAGGGTTGTGCCTCGTGCAGGGACTCTTTGTGTTCCAATTTGGCCAGGCGCGCGTCGCTGCGGATCCAGGCCAGCACTGCGTCAATACCTTCGCGGGAGCCTGCGATGGTGCCGTTGATGCCCTCGGGCGCCAGGAGCAAGGTTCCCTTAAGCCCATGATTCACACAGACTTGCTCCAGGGCGTCCCGGAGCGCGGCGCAGTCGTCCAGCCGGGCAAACTGGTAGAGAGCCGCGATGACGATAGGTGGATGGGAGGTGGAAGATTTCATCGGTTGCTC
This sequence is a window from Candidatus Hydrogenedentota bacterium. Protein-coding genes within it:
- a CDS encoding rhodanese-related sulfurtransferase; amino-acid sequence: MKSSTSHPPIVIAALYQFARLDDCAALRDALEQVCVNHGLKGTLLLAPEGINGTIAGSREGIDAVLAWIRSDARLAKLEHKESLHEAQPFYRMKVRLKKEIVTLGVPGIDPNVQVGQYVAPKDWNALIQDPDVVVVDTRNHYEFEVGTFQGAIDPETTTFREFPDYVDGHLNPEQHKKVAMFCTGGIRCEKATALMLSRGFKEVFHLQGGILKYLEEVPASESLWQGECFVFDERVTVGHGLAPGDYELCRGCRMPVSAEDRQSPDFQPGVCCPRCANQLTDEKAARCAERHRQVKLAETRNELHVGRVDARSAG